In one Corynebacterium bovis DSM 20582 = CIP 54.80 genomic region, the following are encoded:
- a CDS encoding type II secretion system F family protein: protein MTGVVGGAMLVCVVALVGLTVHRVVATGRRIAHTARDIAALAEFTGAVGRELAAGARAVDAADLALGTGRARRRREVLDRLQVLVREVALGARPADLAGGGEGCDDVRTVMRLWAVSERHGVALGRLMDRFGDDLASRLVRAGHMRSALAGARMTEVILLALPCGAVGLGQATGAGSAVFLVGGVGGNAVLLAGTVLACVGVLWADALTVGALGGVGRRAGPGDARAAVVLDVVAEGTAAGLTTAAAWAAGASIYGDGGSDGGDGRSGGDGRARGRGLALRPGRVFGRGLGREHGRRGQRVGDGETLRLVAGLLALGAPGDAWDLLDGHPAFGPGARQMVRQSTSGARVVEVLRAEAARIRRETEDASRAAGERVLVAVAAPLTLCFLPAFVLVGLVPLVAGLAGR from the coding sequence GTGACGGGGGTCGTGGGGGGAGCCATGCTGGTGTGCGTCGTCGCCCTCGTCGGGCTCACCGTCCACCGGGTGGTCGCCACCGGCCGGAGGATCGCGCACACCGCCCGGGACATCGCCGCGCTCGCGGAGTTCACCGGGGCCGTCGGGCGGGAACTCGCCGCCGGGGCGCGGGCGGTCGACGCCGCCGACCTGGCGCTCGGCACCGGTCGGGCCCGGCGACGGCGTGAGGTCCTCGACCGGCTGCAGGTGCTCGTCCGCGAGGTCGCCCTCGGCGCCCGGCCGGCGGACCTCGCCGGGGGTGGGGAGGGGTGCGACGACGTCCGGACCGTCATGCGGCTGTGGGCGGTCTCCGAGCGGCACGGCGTCGCCCTCGGACGGCTCATGGACCGCTTCGGCGACGACCTCGCGTCCCGCCTCGTCCGGGCAGGTCACATGCGCTCGGCCCTGGCGGGCGCGCGGATGACGGAGGTCATCCTCCTGGCGCTGCCGTGCGGGGCCGTCGGCCTCGGGCAGGCCACCGGGGCCGGGTCCGCGGTGTTCCTCGTCGGTGGGGTCGGCGGGAACGCCGTGCTCCTCGCCGGGACGGTGCTCGCCTGCGTGGGCGTGCTCTGGGCGGACGCACTGACCGTCGGCGCACTCGGCGGGGTCGGCCGGCGCGCCGGGCCGGGGGATGCGCGGGCCGCCGTCGTCCTGGACGTCGTCGCGGAGGGGACCGCCGCCGGGTTGACGACCGCCGCCGCATGGGCCGCGGGGGCGTCGATCTACGGCGACGGCGGGAGCGACGGCGGCGACGGCCGGAGCGGCGGCGACGGCCGGGCCCGCGGTCGGGGGCTCGCCCTGCGTCCCGGCCGGGTTTTCGGACGAGGTCTCGGTCGGGAGCATGGTCGGCGCGGTCAGCGGGTCGGCGACGGTGAGACGCTGCGGCTGGTCGCCGGGCTGCTCGCCCTCGGTGCCCCGGGGGACGCGTGGGACCTGCTCGACGGGCACCCGGCGTTCGGCCCGGGGGCGAGGCAGATGGTGCGGCAGTCGACATCCGGTGCACGTGTCGTCGAGGTCCTGCGGGCCGAGGCGGCGCGGATCCGCCGGGAGACGGAGGACGCCTCGCGGGCGGCCGGGGAGCGGGTGCTCGTCGCCGTCGCCGCCCCGCTGACACTGTGCTTCCTCCCGGCGTTCGTGCTGGTCGGGCTCGTTCCGCTGGTCGCCGGCCTCGCCGGGAGGTGA
- a CDS encoding oxidoreductase: MVENSPGPVSGPDPASGAAPGPASGAAGGASPSPGTTPSSAGAPATPDPLAPLAGLPGVQEAVDEAQDFLSRVHRHPANLRGHDVTGSEGVLRGARASAQLDGGTVVIPESGQVDDPVLAGSLRAAELLAPDGITETETTWRRAPLQVMARINAVASPTMSDSRFRRIAAESGRTVTRSGPDEFPVPGRPRQSTDQRLQLLAGLVTGGTRVSSVILSAVVHGELLTLAPFPDANGVTARACSRLATISGGLDPRGLGVPEVWWNRHRDEYAEKAEGFASGTVEGVGEWIIFHARGLSEGTLEAKSIADAK; the protein is encoded by the coding sequence ATGGTTGAGAACTCCCCCGGTCCCGTGTCCGGCCCCGACCCCGCCTCCGGTGCGGCCCCGGGTCCCGCCTCCGGTGCGGCGGGCGGGGCGTCGCCCTCCCCCGGGACGACGCCGTCCTCCGCCGGAGCCCCCGCGACGCCGGACCCCCTGGCGCCCCTCGCCGGGCTGCCGGGCGTGCAGGAGGCCGTCGACGAGGCCCAGGACTTCCTCTCCCGGGTGCACCGCCACCCGGCGAACCTCCGCGGGCACGACGTCACCGGGTCCGAGGGGGTGCTCCGCGGCGCGCGGGCGTCCGCGCAGCTCGACGGCGGGACCGTCGTCATCCCCGAGTCCGGGCAGGTGGACGACCCCGTGCTCGCCGGGTCGCTGCGCGCGGCCGAGCTGCTCGCCCCGGACGGGATCACCGAGACGGAGACGACGTGGCGACGGGCCCCGCTGCAGGTCATGGCCCGGATCAACGCCGTGGCGAGCCCGACGATGTCCGACAGCCGGTTCCGCCGGATCGCGGCGGAGAGCGGCCGGACGGTCACCCGGTCCGGGCCCGACGAGTTCCCCGTCCCCGGCCGCCCGCGGCAGTCGACGGACCAGCGGCTCCAGCTCCTCGCCGGCCTGGTGACCGGGGGGACGCGGGTGAGTTCGGTGATCCTCTCCGCGGTCGTGCACGGGGAGCTGCTCACGCTCGCCCCGTTCCCCGACGCGAACGGGGTCACCGCGCGGGCGTGCTCGCGGCTGGCGACGATCTCCGGGGGGCTGGACCCGCGCGGGCTCGGCGTGCCGGAGGTGTGGTGGAACCGGCACCGGGACGAGTACGCGGAGAAGGCGGAGGGGTTCGCCTCCGGGACGGTCGAGGGGGTCGGGGAGTGGATCATCTTCCACGCCCGGGGGCTCAGCGAGGGCACCCTCGAGGCGAAGTCCATCGCCGACGCGAAGTGA
- a CDS encoding TadA family conjugal transfer-associated ATPase — protein MSAGGVAVDAAGGAVGGAADGAVVVDAAGGAAGPDRETVRRVRHELARHGVVTPTTADIARAVESLDDRGGEPAGAATLDLVRGLRREFSGLGDLAVLLEDPAVTDVAVNGAGPVWVDRGHGMVRTTLTVPGPEQARELAVRLTAACGVRLDDALPWADGVLRTLPPGVHAAAVRVHAVLSPPADGGACVSLRVLAPAGRTLADLGAAGMFPPEVGDALDAAVTAGRSILVSGGTGAGKTTLLTALLARVPGHERLIQVEDTRELHPDHPHVVSLTTRTGTADGAGEVTVRDLVRQCLRMRPDRIIVGEIRGAEIADLLLALNTGHRGSGATVHANSVAAVPARLGALGALAGMPPAALAAHGIDLVVHVERGRHGRRVTHLGTVHDRDGLVVDAVWDGRPGPGWGPWLERVRDDAAGRGGGGGDGTNGGSSDGTSGDGGSRGDAGRWRP, from the coding sequence GTGAGCGCCGGGGGCGTGGCCGTGGACGCGGCCGGGGGCGCGGTCGGGGGCGCGGCGGACGGGGCCGTGGTCGTGGATGCGGCGGGCGGCGCGGCCGGCCCGGACCGGGAGACCGTCCGGCGGGTCCGGCATGAACTCGCGCGGCACGGCGTCGTCACCCCCACCACCGCCGACATCGCGCGGGCGGTGGAGTCCCTCGACGACCGTGGGGGTGAGCCGGCGGGCGCGGCGACACTCGACCTCGTGCGCGGACTGCGCCGGGAGTTCTCCGGCCTCGGTGACCTCGCCGTGCTGCTGGAGGACCCGGCGGTGACCGACGTCGCCGTCAACGGCGCCGGACCCGTGTGGGTCGACCGCGGGCACGGGATGGTCCGCACCACCCTCACCGTGCCCGGCCCGGAGCAGGCCCGGGAGCTCGCGGTGCGGCTCACCGCCGCGTGCGGGGTACGGCTCGACGACGCGCTGCCCTGGGCCGACGGCGTGCTCCGCACCCTGCCACCCGGGGTCCACGCCGCCGCGGTGCGGGTCCACGCCGTGCTCTCGCCGCCGGCGGACGGCGGGGCGTGCGTGAGCCTGCGGGTGCTCGCACCGGCCGGCCGCACACTCGCCGACCTCGGCGCGGCGGGCATGTTCCCGCCCGAGGTCGGGGACGCGCTCGACGCCGCGGTGACGGCCGGGCGGTCCATCCTCGTCAGCGGCGGCACCGGGGCGGGTAAGACGACGCTGCTCACGGCGCTGCTCGCCCGGGTGCCCGGCCACGAACGCCTCATCCAGGTCGAGGACACCCGCGAACTCCACCCGGACCACCCGCACGTCGTCAGCCTCACGACGCGCACGGGGACCGCCGACGGGGCCGGCGAGGTCACCGTCCGCGATCTCGTGCGGCAGTGCCTGCGGATGCGGCCGGACCGGATCATCGTCGGCGAGATCCGCGGGGCGGAGATCGCCGACCTGCTGCTCGCCCTCAACACCGGCCACCGGGGAAGCGGGGCGACGGTCCACGCCAACAGCGTCGCGGCGGTGCCCGCGCGGCTCGGGGCCCTCGGGGCGCTGGCCGGCATGCCCCCGGCGGCCCTGGCGGCGCACGGCATCGACCTCGTCGTCCACGTCGAGCGGGGTCGGCACGGGCGGCGGGTCACGCACCTGGGGACCGTGCACGACCGGGACGGGCTCGTCGTCGACGCCGTGTGGGACGGGCGGCCCGGGCCCGGGTGGGGGCCGTGGCTCGAGCGGGTGCGCGACGACGCGGCCGGGCGCGGCGGCGGGGGCGGCGACGGCACTAACGGCGGGAGCAGCGACGGGACCAGCGGCGACGGGGGGAGCCGGGGCGACGCGGGGCGGTGGCGGCCGTGA
- a CDS encoding Rv3654c family TadE-like protein, which yields MTGRAAGTRRGRPGAGDDGTATVYGAMVMLGLVALTAVALVVVRPVRDGVTAQAAADLAAVSAATVLADGTGADPCGVARVVAGADGAAVVECGTVDGGGYAYAGTGVRVRVRAGDRTAEAVAGEVGESEAVVGDDAAVAGEPDAVVGDDAGMVGESDAVAGGPAP from the coding sequence GTGACCGGGCGTGCCGCCGGGACCCGGCGGGGCCGGCCCGGGGCGGGCGACGACGGGACGGCGACGGTGTACGGGGCGATGGTCATGCTCGGCCTGGTCGCCCTGACCGCGGTCGCGCTCGTGGTCGTGCGCCCGGTCCGGGACGGGGTGACGGCGCAGGCCGCCGCGGACCTTGCGGCGGTGAGCGCGGCGACGGTGCTCGCCGACGGCACCGGGGCGGACCCGTGCGGGGTCGCGCGGGTCGTCGCCGGGGCTGACGGGGCGGCGGTCGTCGAGTGCGGGACTGTCGACGGTGGCGGGTACGCGTACGCCGGCACCGGGGTCCGGGTGCGGGTCAGGGCCGGTGACCGGACCGCGGAGGCCGTCGCCGGGGAGGTCGGGGAGTCTGAGGCGGTGGTCGGGGACGACGCGGCGGTGGCCGGAGAGCCGGATGCGGTGGTCGGGGACGATGCGGGGATGGTCGGGGAGTCCGACGCGGTGGCCGGTGGTCCGGCGCCGTGA
- a CDS encoding MFS transporter, producing the protein MIFRLWPFIIGSVALGLDAYIIAGLLPLMAPDLSASEGMVGLGVTAFTGAYAVTGPVLAGAAGRNPGRSLSIALAVFTLGNLATAFTSSLAVFIIARIVAGGAAGVYSPLSSAVAAASVPEKNRGRALGLVLAGLAMGTVFGVPLGLILTKATSWRIGILLVTVVGVVALAGVFFSNSRDLPGVEAPSLGDRLRSVGTLPNLTTVSVTLLTGIASLGLYTYITSVLGDTGLRDSSTLGIWIWGLGGAVGVLLIGRLIDRVGNSLRITAVILVLLTVSLLVVGTGPAVWVLGVALFVWGAAGWASLAPQQDTLLTANPHDGATAVAANASANYLGSAIGSALGAAVVAAGVSGTNLAYLAAVPVVVALGLHLLRMRLAR; encoded by the coding sequence ATGATTTTTCGACTCTGGCCGTTCATCATCGGGAGCGTCGCGTTAGGGCTCGACGCCTACATCATCGCCGGGCTGCTTCCGCTGATGGCACCGGACCTCTCCGCGAGTGAGGGGATGGTCGGGCTGGGCGTCACCGCGTTCACCGGCGCCTACGCGGTCACCGGCCCCGTCCTCGCCGGCGCGGCCGGCCGGAACCCCGGGAGGAGCCTGTCCATTGCGCTTGCGGTGTTCACCCTGGGGAATCTCGCCACGGCGTTCACGTCGAGTCTGGCGGTGTTCATCATCGCCCGCATCGTCGCGGGAGGTGCCGCCGGCGTGTACTCCCCCCTGTCGTCCGCGGTCGCGGCGGCGTCGGTCCCGGAGAAGAACCGGGGCCGGGCCCTCGGCCTCGTTCTCGCGGGCCTGGCGATGGGAACGGTCTTCGGCGTGCCGCTCGGCCTCATCCTGACGAAGGCCACGTCGTGGAGGATCGGCATCCTCCTCGTCACCGTCGTGGGGGTCGTCGCCCTGGCCGGCGTCTTCTTCTCGAACAGCAGGGACCTCCCGGGCGTCGAGGCCCCCTCGCTCGGCGACCGCCTGCGCTCGGTGGGGACCCTCCCGAACCTCACCACGGTCTCGGTCACGCTGCTCACCGGCATCGCGTCCCTCGGTCTCTACACCTACATCACGTCGGTGCTCGGTGACACGGGGCTCCGTGACAGTTCCACGCTGGGGATCTGGATCTGGGGGCTCGGCGGCGCCGTCGGCGTGCTCCTCATCGGGCGACTGATCGACCGCGTGGGGAACTCGTTGCGCATCACCGCGGTGATTCTCGTGCTCCTGACGGTCTCCCTGCTTGTCGTGGGCACGGGCCCCGCCGTCTGGGTGCTGGGCGTGGCGCTGTTCGTCTGGGGTGCCGCGGGGTGGGCGTCCCTCGCACCCCAGCAGGACACGCTCCTCACGGCCAACCCGCACGACGGCGCCACGGCGGTCGCGGCGAATGCGTCGGCGAACTACCTCGGGTCCGCGATCGGGTCCGCGCTCGGGGCGGCGGTGGTGGCGGCCGGGGTGTCCGGGACGAACCTGGCGTACCTCGCGGCAGTGCCTGTCGTCGTGGCCCTCGGCCTCCACCTCCTGCGGATGCGTCTGGCCCGCTGA
- a CDS encoding DEAD/DEAH box helicase, producing the protein MPGPDDCHIRTEHGGSGGTADGSGSGGGSGAGSGTGGADTAGGGGTGGGGAPTTFGGELLAGVTPALPESTLTHVRTVPARPAAPVDLPAWTTPGLRAALDARGVDRLYSHQAETAELARAGHDVVVSTGTASGKSLAYQLPVLTALTEEPTASALYIAPTKALAQDQRRSLVDLCRDAGLTDVMVATYDGDTPPEARRTIREESRLIVTNPDMLHASVLGNPARWTRLLRTLRYVVVDECHVYRGVFGAHVSLVLRRLLRLTGADPTLILASATTADPAGHAARLTGRDVTAVTTDGSPQGERTVALWEPGFLPDVVGEHGAPVRRAATTESADIMARLIAQGARTLTFVRSRRGAELVALACAETLGTLGRPGDARRVAAYRAGYTPEDRRDLERRLDDGDLLGVATTNALELGIDVGGLDAVVCAGFPGTVASFRQQAGRAGRRGQGALVVMVGSDDPMDTYLVHHPEALLDRPVEASVFDPSNPYVLADHVVCAAAERPLADGEIAAWGAEGVVDTLIRRGVLRRRPRGVFCATVEIADRSHGRVNLRGGTGDAVVVVDGTTGAVLGTVDTARAVADVHTGAVYVHQGESYVVDTLDLDELIAVTHPDQPEWYTTTQRDTSVAVLRARRTVPWGPGVWLADVDVQVTHRVTGYQRRLPGGEVLETVPLDLPPTDLRTRAVAYTVEPEALFAAGVEEPLWPGALHAAEHAAIGLLPLLATCDRWDIGGLSTVLHPDTGLPTVFVYDGYAGGAGFAECGFRRFGEWMRATADAVEACPCESGCPSCIQSPKCGNGNDPLFKAGAVAVLRTLAAQDGGRG; encoded by the coding sequence ATGCCCGGGCCCGATGACTGTCACATCCGTACTGAGCACGGCGGGTCCGGGGGCACCGCCGACGGGAGCGGCTCCGGCGGCGGGAGCGGCGCCGGGAGCGGCACCGGGGGCGCGGACACGGCCGGCGGGGGCGGCACCGGGGGCGGGGGCGCCCCGACGACGTTCGGCGGCGAGCTGCTCGCGGGGGTCACCCCGGCCCTGCCGGAGTCCACGCTCACCCACGTGCGCACCGTCCCCGCGCGGCCCGCCGCCCCCGTCGACCTCCCCGCCTGGACCACCCCCGGGCTGCGCGCCGCCCTCGACGCGCGCGGCGTCGACCGCCTGTACTCGCACCAGGCGGAGACCGCGGAGCTCGCGCGGGCCGGGCACGACGTCGTCGTCTCCACCGGCACCGCCTCCGGCAAGTCGCTCGCGTACCAGCTGCCGGTCCTCACCGCCCTCACGGAGGAGCCGACCGCGTCGGCCCTGTACATCGCCCCCACGAAGGCCCTCGCCCAGGACCAGCGGCGGTCGCTCGTGGACCTGTGCCGGGACGCCGGGCTCACCGACGTCATGGTCGCCACCTACGACGGCGACACCCCGCCCGAGGCCCGCCGCACGATCCGGGAGGAGTCCCGGCTCATCGTGACGAACCCCGACATGCTGCACGCCTCGGTCCTCGGCAACCCGGCGCGGTGGACCCGGCTGCTGCGCACGCTGCGGTACGTCGTCGTCGACGAGTGCCACGTCTACCGGGGCGTGTTCGGCGCGCACGTCTCCCTCGTCCTCCGGCGGCTGCTCCGGCTCACCGGCGCCGACCCGACGCTCATCCTCGCCAGCGCCACCACCGCCGACCCCGCCGGCCACGCCGCCCGGCTCACGGGGCGGGACGTCACCGCCGTCACGACCGACGGGTCACCGCAGGGCGAACGCACCGTCGCCCTGTGGGAACCGGGCTTCCTGCCCGACGTCGTCGGCGAGCACGGGGCCCCGGTGCGGCGCGCCGCGACGACGGAGTCCGCCGACATCATGGCCCGCCTCATCGCCCAGGGAGCCCGGACGCTGACGTTCGTCCGGTCCCGCCGGGGTGCGGAGCTCGTCGCCCTCGCCTGCGCGGAGACCCTCGGCACGCTCGGCCGGCCCGGTGACGCCCGGCGCGTCGCCGCCTACCGGGCCGGCTACACCCCGGAGGACCGGCGGGACCTCGAACGCCGCCTCGACGACGGGGACCTGCTCGGGGTCGCGACGACGAACGCCCTCGAGCTGGGCATCGACGTCGGGGGGCTCGACGCCGTCGTCTGCGCCGGCTTCCCCGGCACCGTCGCCAGTTTCCGCCAGCAGGCGGGTCGGGCCGGGCGGCGCGGCCAGGGGGCGCTGGTCGTCATGGTCGGGTCCGACGACCCGATGGACACCTACCTCGTCCACCACCCCGAGGCGCTGCTCGACCGGCCCGTCGAGGCGAGTGTCTTCGACCCGTCGAACCCGTACGTGCTGGCCGACCACGTGGTGTGCGCCGCCGCCGAACGCCCGCTGGCCGACGGCGAGATCGCCGCGTGGGGCGCGGAGGGGGTCGTCGACACCCTCATCCGGCGGGGTGTGCTGCGGCGGCGGCCGCGCGGGGTGTTCTGCGCGACGGTCGAGATCGCCGACCGGTCCCACGGGCGGGTGAACCTCCGGGGCGGGACCGGGGACGCGGTGGTGGTCGTCGACGGGACGACGGGGGCGGTGCTGGGGACGGTCGACACCGCCCGTGCCGTCGCCGACGTGCACACGGGCGCGGTGTACGTCCACCAGGGGGAGAGTTACGTCGTCGACACCCTCGACCTCGACGAGCTCATCGCCGTGACACACCCGGACCAGCCGGAGTGGTACACGACGACACAGCGGGACACGTCCGTCGCCGTGCTCCGCGCCCGGCGGACCGTGCCGTGGGGGCCCGGGGTGTGGCTGGCGGACGTGGACGTCCAGGTCACGCACCGCGTCACCGGGTACCAGCGGCGGCTGCCCGGCGGGGAGGTCCTGGAGACCGTGCCGCTGGACCTGCCGCCGACGGACCTGCGGACGCGGGCGGTGGCGTACACCGTCGAGCCGGAGGCCCTGTTCGCGGCGGGCGTGGAGGAGCCGCTGTGGCCGGGGGCGCTCCACGCCGCCGAGCACGCGGCCATCGGGCTGTTGCCGCTGCTCGCGACGTGCGACCGGTGGGACATCGGCGGGTTGTCCACCGTCCTGCACCCGGACACCGGGCTGCCGACGGTCTTCGTCTACGACGGCTACGCCGGCGGGGCCGGGTTCGCCGAGTGCGGGTTCCGGCGGTTCGGCGAGTGGATGCGGGCGACGGCCGACGCCGTGGAGGCGTGCCCGTGCGAGTCCGGGTGCCCCTCGTGCATCCAGTCCCCGAAGTGCGGCAACGGCAACGACCCGCTGTTCAAGGCCGGGGCCGTGGCCGTGCTGCGGACGCTCGCGGCGCAGGACGGGGGTCGCGGGTGA
- the cspE gene encoding transcription antiterminator/RNA stability regulator CspE, translated as MAQGTVKWFNAEKGFGFIAPDDGSDDVFVHYSEIQGSGFRTLEENQKVEFEVGEGAKGPQAQNVTAL; from the coding sequence ATGGCACAGGGAACCGTCAAGTGGTTTAACGCTGAGAAGGGCTTTGGATTCATCGCCCCCGATGACGGCTCGGACGACGTCTTCGTCCACTACTCCGAGATCCAGGGCAGCGGCTTCCGCACCCTCGAGGAGAACCAGAAGGTCGAGTTCGAGGTCGGCGAGGGCGCCAAGGGCCCGCAGGCCCAGAACGTCACCGCTCTCTGA
- a CDS encoding DUF4244 domain-containing protein, producing the protein MTTTMTTRTPGTPHPERAGTHDGTTAPDTPAETGAETTAVTAVETDADRPEAGAHDDAPGGEERPTDPDAPDSAATPVGRLRRAVTTVARDDGGMSTIEYALGMVAAAALGTLLYTVVTSDAVETALTEIIQNALDTRPK; encoded by the coding sequence ATGACGACGACGATGACGACCCGGACACCGGGAACCCCCCACCCCGAGCGGGCGGGGACACACGACGGGACCACCGCGCCGGACACCCCGGCGGAGACCGGGGCGGAGACCACGGCCGTGACCGCAGTCGAGACCGACGCCGACCGGCCCGAGGCCGGGGCACACGACGACGCCCCGGGCGGGGAGGAGCGTCCCACCGACCCCGACGCTCCCGACAGCGCAGCGACCCCGGTGGGGCGCCTGCGCCGCGCGGTGACGACCGTGGCCCGCGACGACGGGGGGATGTCGACCATCGAGTACGCCCTCGGCATGGTCGCGGCGGCGGCCCTGGGGACGCTGCTGTACACGGTCGTGACCTCGGACGCCGTGGAGACGGCGCTGACGGAGATCATCCAGAATGCGCTGGACACGAGGCCGAAGTGA
- a CDS encoding HAD family hydrolase produces the protein MTETTPAGPVPPSPTAGPADRAEPATTADPAPEPATTADPAPRVLAVFDLDKTVIDTSASMAYRRPLADRGLITTGEVVRMMVMLGNYMLTTHSDGDMDATRDTLTAMIRGRDAATLREVAREAMHDVIVPYIYSEARDLIRWHREQGHAVAIITASARDLVVPVADELGVDHLLATELEVDDDGLFTGEVLFFCRGRAKVDGLRALADRHGYDLDASWAYTDSATDLPLLEAVGHPHAVNPDRPLRKEATARGWPVEEFSRPEPLFSLTDRQSVIAGASASLAVLGVVATGLALWFRGREQDPGSDTAGH, from the coding sequence GTGACCGAGACCACCCCGGCGGGCCCTGTCCCGCCCTCCCCCACGGCCGGCCCCGCCGACCGGGCCGAGCCCGCCACCACGGCCGATCCCGCGCCCGAACCCGCCACCACGGCCGATCCCGCCCCCCGCGTGCTCGCGGTGTTCGACCTGGACAAGACCGTCATCGACACCTCGGCGTCGATGGCCTACCGCCGCCCCCTGGCCGACCGCGGTCTCATCACCACCGGCGAGGTCGTCCGCATGATGGTCATGCTCGGCAACTACATGCTCACGACCCACTCGGACGGGGACATGGACGCCACCCGGGACACCCTCACGGCGATGATCCGCGGCCGCGACGCCGCGACGCTCCGCGAGGTCGCCCGCGAGGCCATGCACGACGTCATCGTCCCGTACATCTACTCCGAGGCCCGCGACCTCATCCGGTGGCACCGGGAACAGGGCCACGCGGTCGCGATCATCACCGCGTCCGCCCGTGACCTCGTCGTCCCCGTCGCCGACGAGCTCGGGGTCGACCACCTCCTCGCGACCGAACTCGAGGTCGACGACGACGGCCTCTTCACGGGCGAGGTCCTGTTCTTCTGCCGGGGTCGGGCGAAGGTCGACGGCCTCCGCGCCCTCGCCGACCGGCACGGGTACGACCTCGACGCGTCGTGGGCGTACACGGACTCGGCGACGGACCTCCCCCTCCTCGAGGCCGTCGGCCACCCCCACGCGGTCAACCCCGACCGGCCGCTGCGGAAGGAGGCGACGGCGCGCGGCTGGCCCGTCGAGGAGTTCAGCCGCCCGGAGCCGCTGTTCTCCCTGACCGACCGGCAGAGTGTCATCGCCGGGGCGTCCGCGTCACTGGCCGTGCTCGGTGTCGTCGCGACCGGGCTGGCCCTGTGGTTCCGGGGCCGTGAACAGGACCCGGGGTCGGACACCGCGGGGCACTGA